A single region of the Leisingera thetidis genome encodes:
- a CDS encoding DUF983 domain-containing protein has product MNESPAAAAPGADNDRPTLPALARGWRCKCPNCGTGRLLHSYLKVNDRCSRCGLDLTRARADDGPAYLTILIVGHIMAPLMHVVYFSWRPEPLVMFTVFAIGCLASSLYLLPRMKGIVIAYQWARRMHGFGEDTPAGKGQ; this is encoded by the coding sequence ATGAACGAGTCCCCGGCCGCGGCCGCACCCGGCGCAGACAATGACCGGCCCACCTTGCCCGCCCTGGCCAGGGGCTGGCGCTGCAAATGCCCCAATTGCGGCACAGGCAGGCTGCTGCATTCCTATCTCAAGGTGAACGACCGCTGCAGCCGCTGCGGCCTGGACCTGACCCGGGCGCGCGCCGATGACGGGCCGGCTTACCTCACCATCCTGATTGTCGGCCACATCATGGCGCCGCTGATGCATGTGGTCTATTTCTCCTGGCGGCCCGAGCCGCTGGTGATGTTCACCGTGTTCGCGATTGGCTGCCTGGCCTCTTCCTTGTATCTTCTGCCGCGGATGAAGGGGATCGTCATCGCCTACCAATGGGCGCGGCGGATGCATGGGTTCGGCGAGGACACCCCGGCTGGAAAAGGGCAGTAA
- a CDS encoding periplasmic heavy metal sensor, whose protein sequence is MRLWLKLLLAGSLALNLAVIGLAAGAAWRFSGKEKHWRRPPDIGAMMFRELDRDTRKALRQAAGGDHGSYAKRRRAEGEAVIQALRSAEFDGAALLAGLRTQSEARHDFHTKVQEAWVRKLEAMTLHERAALADRLEERMQRSGGRWHERREKRD, encoded by the coding sequence ATGCGGTTATGGCTGAAGCTGCTGCTGGCGGGATCGCTGGCGCTGAACCTGGCGGTGATCGGTCTGGCGGCGGGGGCGGCCTGGCGGTTTTCCGGCAAGGAAAAACACTGGCGGCGGCCGCCGGACATTGGCGCGATGATGTTCCGCGAACTGGACCGCGATACCCGCAAGGCGCTGCGGCAGGCCGCGGGCGGGGACCACGGCAGTTATGCCAAGCGCCGCCGTGCCGAAGGCGAGGCGGTGATCCAAGCGCTGCGCAGCGCGGAGTTTGATGGCGCCGCGCTGCTGGCGGGCCTGCGGACCCAGTCAGAGGCGCGGCATGATTTTCACACCAAGGTGCAAGAGGCCTGGGTGCGCAAGCTTGAAGCAATGACACTGCACGAGCGGGCCGCCCTTGCCGACCGCCTGGAAGAGCGGATGCAGCGCAGCGGCGGGCGCTGGCATGAACGGCGGGAAAAACGGGATTGA
- a CDS encoding EF-hand domain-containing protein — MKHVKFIAAIVAAATVTAGGAALAKGFGHHGARMSFEEIDADGNGEVTKAEIQAMKDAHFARADADGDGKLTLDEMQARAQERANERAARMLERFDKDADGALSKEELPQPRRAGKKFDRMDADGSGGISKQEFDEARMHHGKDRHGHGGHGDDTEQN; from the coding sequence ATGAAACACGTCAAGTTCATCGCCGCCATCGTTGCCGCTGCAACTGTGACCGCAGGCGGCGCTGCCCTGGCCAAGGGATTTGGCCATCACGGGGCCAGGATGTCCTTCGAGGAAATCGACGCGGATGGCAATGGCGAGGTGACCAAGGCCGAGATCCAGGCGATGAAGGACGCGCATTTTGCCAGAGCCGATGCTGATGGCGACGGCAAGCTGACGCTGGACGAGATGCAGGCGCGCGCCCAGGAACGCGCGAACGAGCGCGCCGCCCGGATGCTGGAACGTTTTGACAAGGACGCCGATGGCGCGTTGAGTAAGGAAGAGCTGCCGCAGCCGCGCCGGGCGGGCAAGAAGTTCGACCGCATGGATGCCGACGGCAGCGGCGGGATCTCCAAGCAGGAGTTCGATGAAGCCCGGATGCATCACGGCAAAGACCGGCATGGTCACGGCGGGCACGGGGACGACACGGAGCAGAACTGA
- a CDS encoding NUDIX hydrolase, producing the protein MSNTFLCGETTTDKTAVRNAATVIAMRGRMTGDPQVLMGQRGAKAAFMPNKFVFPGGAVDLADAHVPLASPISSVCQERLADKAPVGMHHALSVAAVRELWEETGLILGEPGSWSGEVPEDWQSFADTGHLPSARAMQFVFRALTPPGRPRRFDARFFLIDADQITGDLDDFSRAADELSHLQWIPLSRVRSFDLPFITEVVLAEVTARVRDAKPPQSVPYFHNNDEASLFLRLKGYPMPADG; encoded by the coding sequence ATGAGCAACACATTTCTTTGCGGCGAAACCACTACCGACAAGACCGCAGTCCGCAATGCGGCGACGGTCATTGCCATGCGCGGCCGGATGACCGGCGACCCGCAGGTGCTGATGGGCCAGCGCGGCGCCAAGGCGGCTTTCATGCCGAACAAGTTTGTCTTCCCGGGCGGCGCTGTAGATTTGGCGGACGCGCATGTCCCACTGGCCTCGCCAATCTCATCCGTCTGCCAGGAACGCCTGGCCGACAAGGCGCCCGTCGGCATGCACCATGCCCTCAGCGTCGCTGCCGTGCGGGAGCTGTGGGAGGAGACCGGCCTGATCCTGGGCGAGCCCGGCAGCTGGAGCGGCGAGGTGCCCGAAGACTGGCAAAGCTTTGCCGACACGGGACACCTGCCTTCGGCGCGCGCCATGCAGTTCGTGTTCCGCGCCCTGACCCCCCCGGGCCGCCCGCGCCGGTTCGATGCGCGTTTCTTCCTGATCGATGCCGATCAGATCACCGGCGACCTGGACGATTTCTCCCGCGCCGCGGATGAACTGTCGCATTTGCAGTGGATCCCGCTCAGCCGGGTGCGCAGTTTCGACCTGCCCTTCATCACCGAGGTGGTGCTGGCCGAAGTCACCGCCCGCGTCCGCGATGCCAAGCCGCCGCAAAGCGTGCCCTATTTCCACAACAACGACGAGGCCAGCCTGTTCCTGCGCCTCAAGGGCTACCCGATGCCCGCAGACGGGTAA
- a CDS encoding RNA polymerase sigma factor: MSAAAEEISDDALLVLYATGDGRAAAELTARLGPRVFGVAMRVMGIRAEAEDVTQEAMLRLWRMAPEWRPGEAQVSTWLYRVAMNLCIDRKRRARGGHVDLDAVPEPPDPGRSAADQLQEGARQDALQAALMRLPERQRQAVVLRHLEELSNPEIAGIMDISVEAVESLTARGKRALAAALAGRREELGYSDG; encoded by the coding sequence ATGAGCGCAGCGGCGGAGGAAATCTCCGACGATGCGCTTCTGGTGCTCTATGCCACTGGCGACGGACGGGCCGCGGCTGAGCTGACCGCGCGGCTGGGTCCGCGGGTGTTCGGCGTCGCCATGCGGGTGATGGGGATCCGCGCCGAGGCCGAGGATGTGACCCAGGAGGCGATGCTGCGGCTGTGGCGGATGGCGCCGGAATGGCGGCCGGGGGAGGCGCAGGTTTCGACCTGGCTGTACCGGGTGGCGATGAACCTGTGCATTGACCGCAAACGGCGTGCCCGCGGCGGTCATGTCGATCTGGACGCGGTGCCGGAGCCGCCGGACCCGGGCCGCTCGGCAGCGGACCAGCTGCAGGAGGGCGCGCGGCAGGATGCGCTGCAGGCGGCGCTGATGCGATTGCCCGAGCGGCAGCGGCAGGCCGTGGTGCTCAGGCATCTGGAAGAGCTTTCGAACCCGGAGATTGCCGGGATCATGGACATCAGCGTCGAGGCGGTGGAGAGTCTGACCGCCCGGGGCAAACGGGCGCTGGCCGCGGCACTGGCCGGGCGGCGCGAAGAGTTGGGGTATAGCGATGGCTGA